Proteins from one Fragaria vesca subsp. vesca linkage group LG6, FraVesHawaii_1.0, whole genome shotgun sequence genomic window:
- the LOC101305968 gene encoding uncharacterized protein LOC101305968: MTVPKTRNEVQCLTGRLVALAHFISRLTDKCNPFFQLLKTQYKENVAWGPEHDDAFNNIKAYLAAVPLLSKPVPGEVLYLYLAVSATAISAALTRHDHDNELPVYYCGRGFTDPETRYPDIEKLALALITAAKIKQYFQAHTIHVLTNHPLRLSGAGIIITDPEGHSYAYALRFEFKASNNIAEYEALIAGIQLCRELGALHIHIFSDSQLVVNQVAGDFKANQNNVGSYKSLAGALLQHFTSYKLTQIPRAKNSKADALARLATAHPESAPPDVHIEILDKPSISKAYSEIFAIETLNQPSWMDPYVAFLFSGTLPMDAQEAQRLRHKTSLYLLKGGKLYRRGQSCPL; the protein is encoded by the exons ATGACCGTCCCAAAGACTCGGAACGAAGTCCAGTGCCTCACGGGACGTTTGGTGGCCTTGGCACATTTCATCTCCCGCCTCACAGACAAATGCAACCCATTCTTTCAATTGCTAAAAACTCAGTACAAGGAAAATGTGGCGTGGGGCCCGGAACATGATGATGCCTTCAATAATATCAAAGCCTACCTTGCGGCGGTCCCTCTTCTCTCCAAACCTGTCCCAGGAGAGGTACTGTACTTGTATCTAGCTGTTTCCGCCACAGCAATCAGTGCCGCCCTCACACGCCATGATCATGACAACGAGCTCCCGGTGTACTACTGCGGCAGAGGGTTCACCGATCCCGAGACCCGCTACCCTGACATTGAGAAATTAGCTCTAGCCCTCATCACCGCAGCCAAAATCAAGCAATACTTCCAAGCACATACCATCCATGTCCTCACCAATCACCCTCTGAG GCTTAGTGGAGCAGGGATAATAATCACAGACCCAGAGGGCCATTCTTACGCGTATGCTCTCCGGTTTGAATTTAAAGCATCCAACAACATAGCTGAATACGAGGCCCTCATAGCCGGCATTCAGCTCTGTCGAGAACTCGGAGCCCTGCACATTCACATATTCAGTGATTCTCAGCTTGTAGTCAATCAAGTGGCAGGAGACTTCAAAGCTAACCAGAACAACGTGGGATCCTACAAAAGTCTAGCTGGCGCCCTCCTACAACACTTCACTTCTTACAAGCTCACCCAAATCCCAAGGGCCAAGAACTCCAAGGCAGATGCTCTCGCGAGACTCGCCACAGCACATCCCGAGTCCGCGCCACCAGATGTGCACATAGAAATCTTGGACAAGCCTAGTATTTCGAAGGCTTATTCAGAAATCTTTGCCATAGAAACACTTAACCAACCCTCATGGATGGATCCATATGTGGCCTTCCTTTTCAGCGGAACCCTGCCCATGGATGCACAAGAAGCGCAGCGGTTACGCCACAAAACTTCACTCTACTTGCTTAAAGGAGGGAAGCTATACCGCCGTGGCCAGTCATGTCCCCTTTAA
- the LOC101295246 gene encoding probable glycerol-3-phosphate dehydrogenase [NAD(+)] 2, cytosolic-like has protein sequence MGATAEGVKYSPDWLVKHSNVTVEEKLDELRRLMGKAEGDPVRIVGVGAGAWGSVFVAMLQDSYGHLREKAVVRIWRRSGRPVDRATAEHLFEVINSREDVLRRLIRRCAYLKYVEARLGDRILFADEILRDGFCLNMIDTPLCPLKVVTNLQEAVWDADIVVNGLPSTETSVVFEEISRYWRDRKTMPIIISLSKGVEAELVPEPRIVTPTQMIQRATGAPVENILYLGGPNIASEIYNNEYANARLCGAEKWTKPMAKFLRQPHFIVWDNGDLVTHEVMGGLKNVYAIGAGMVAGLTNESATSKSVYFAHCTSEMIFITHLLAEEPEKLAGPLLADTYVTLLKGRNAWYGQKLAKGELNLEMGDSIKGRGMIQGVSAVKAFYELLSQASLSVKHPEEDRRIVPVQLCPILRILYSILIKREFPPQAILEALRDETMDDPRERIEIAQTHAFYKPFLLGQQHSSVNGTIL, from the exons ATGGGTGCTACGGCTGAAGGAGTCAAGTACTCACCCGACTGGTTAGTCAAGCACTCAAATGTTACTGTTGAGGAGAAGCTGGACGAGCTTCGGCGTTTAATGGGCAAAGCGGAAGGTGATCCGGTCAGGATAGTTGGCGTAGGGGCTGGAGCTTGGGGGAGTGTGTTTGTTGCAATGTTGCAAGATAGTTATGGACACTTAAGGGAGAAGGCCGTGGTGAGAATATGGAGAAGATCCGGAAGGCCTGTGGATAGAGCCACAGCTGAGCATTTGTTTGAAGTCATCAATTCACGAGAAGATGTGTTGAGGAGGCTGATCAGGCGCTGTGCTTACTTGAAATATGTCGAGGCAAGATTAGGGGACCGGATACTGTTTGCGGATGAGATATTGAGAGATGGGTTCTGTCTGAATATGATTGACACTCCTCTTTGCCCTTTGAAGGTTGTCACCAATTTGCAGGAGGCTGTGTGGGATGCTGACATTGTGGTGAATGGGCTGCCATCAACTGAGACGAGTGTGGTGTTTGAGGAAATTAGTCGGTATTGGAGAGATAGGAAGACAATGCCGATCATAATTTCTCTTTCGAAAGGTGTGGAAGCTGAATTGGTGCCTGAACCGCGCATTGTTACTCCCACTCAGATGATCCAGCGAGCAA CTGGTGCTCCTGTTGAAAACATTCTCTACCTTGGAGGACCCAACATTGCCTCAGAGATATACAACAACGAATACGCTAATGCTCGGTTATGTGGAGCTGAAAAGTGGACAAAGCCAATGGCCAAGTTTTTAAGGCAGCCACACTTCATTGTGTGGGACAATGGTGACCTTGTTACTCATGAAGTTATGGGTGGCTTAAAGAATGTCTATGCGATTGGAGCTG GAATGGTAGCTGGGTTAACCAATGAGAGCGCCACCAGCAAATCTGTATACTTTGCACATTGTACATCAGAGATGATATTTATCACTCATTTATTGGCAGAAGAACCAGAGAAACTTGCAGGACCTTTATTGGCTGACACGTATGTAACCTTGTTGAAAGGTCGTAATGCATGGTATGGACAAAAGCTGGCCAAGGGGGAGTTAAACCTTGAAATGGGTGACAGCATCAAGGGGAGGGGTATGATTCAG GGAGTCTCTGCTGTAAAAGCATTTTATGAGCTGCTTAGTCAGGCTTCTTTAAGTGTCAAGCATCCTGAAGAAGATAGGCGCATTGTTCCCGTTCAGCTTTGTCCTATCTTGAGGATTCTGTATAGCATACTTATAAAAAG GGAGTTCCCACCGCAGGCTATTCTTGAAGCTTTAAGGGATGAAACAATGGATGACCCTCGGGAGCGTATTGAGATTGCACAAACCCATGCTTTTTACAAGCCATTTCTTCTTGGTCAGCAGCACAGCTCTGTTAATGGAACTATCCTCTAG
- the LOC101294479 gene encoding probable 39S ribosomal protein L33, mitochondrial-like, with protein MGDKKKKKATMLIRLVSSARTGYFYVTTKPAGMTEKLELRKYDPRVRLHVLFTEAKLKFK; from the coding sequence ATGGGTGACAAGAAGAAGAAGAAGGCCACTATGCTCATCCGACTTGTGTCATCTGCTAGGACTGGATATTTCTATGTCACCACAAAGCCTGCCGGGATGACAGAAAAACTCGAGTTGCGAAAATATGATCCTCGGGTAAGACTTCATGTTCTATTTACTGAGGCAAAATTGAAATTCAAATGA